The Bdellovibrionales bacterium genomic interval AGGGTCCAAACGACGTCGGCTCGGTTGAGTTGGTAGTTGGGTGGTCGGCTCCAGCCTTGGCTAACTGCCGAGGCTGGTCGAGCTATGTCCTCCACCATCTCTCAATTGAGTTCTGACTAATGTTTTTATGTCTTTCAAATGCGCGCACGTAGAGATGGTTTAAGCGCTTCCAAAAAAACGAAGAAATGTCTGAAATATAGGAGTGATGATTATGATAAGCGGTTTGTTTGAAAAGCACGAGCAGATTGAGCCTGTGGCTAACAATTTAGTCACAAGGCTGCAAAAAGCGCCCCTTTCTCGCAAAACCTCTTTTCAGACGTGCCTCAAAAACATTTGTCGAAGTCGGTCGAACGCAGGTTTGCCCCTCTTGGGGCCGAGGCGGTTCAACCCGCCGAGCCTGTTCGACCGCCATCACCATGGCGGAGCGTTTTTGCCCAAACAGCATGAAAAAATTGACTAATGATTTCGATAACTTTGGGGGGGTGAAAATGAGCAAGCCGATATGCGAAGGCACGATAGACCTTAACATGAGCCGTCTTATCAAGTTTGGCGTTTTCAAAGAGCAGTCTTGGCATTATCTTTCTTGGACGCGCAACGATAAGCTGGTGGGATGTGTTGCTGTGGTTCTCAAAAACTCCGCGACAATCAGATTGCTTCATGTGTATGACGGCAAGCGGGTTGACTACCATGTTCACATGACCTTCACGCCCTGTCACTTCGGAGGCCAGCGGCCTTGGTTTGTATGCCCGTGCTGCCATCGTCGCGCTGGCGTCCTCTACATGTCATCAGGCGGGCGTTTTCTTTGCCGTCGCTGCGGCGGGTTTTGTTATCAAACGCAAATGGAACAACCCAAAGGGCGCGCGCTGATACGGAATGAAAGGCTAATGGATAGGATTGGTGGTCTACAAGACCCTGACGATCCGTTGAAGCCGAAGGGGATGCACTGGAAAACGTACTGGCGGATTTATGATAAGGCTGACGCGGTTTATAACCGAGGGTGGGGTGGGTACCTTGAAAACCTTATCGGTATGTGTCTGTGATTAAAATGGGTGTTCCAAGCACGAAATGGTATTTATTCCGGTACCTTTTTGTGGGCGCAGAAGCGCACAGTCCATATAATCAATTGCTTGTGACATCTGTTTGGCTGCCGTCACGGACTTTGGATCATAAAATGGCGGGTGTGGCTCTATTTTACAGATATGAAAGATGGGGGATCAGCGCGGCGCACGGGTTTTGACATAGGCCGGAACGATAAAATCAGGGCGCGACGCAGGGGGCATGAGCGCGATCTCTGTTTCGATCAACAGCAGAACCTTTGAGGTGAATTGGTCAAGCTTTTCCTCACGGTGTTTCCCGCGAACATCTGGCGTCTGCTTTTTCATAAATTGCTTGGAGGCGTTCGTGCTGGGCATTTGTAGTGCGCGGTCAACCAAAAAGCGTTCACGGCTTTCAAGGAAATATTTGTAAGCCTCGGCAGGAGAGCGCAAGACTTCCTTTGACGCCATCTTTAAAGCAGTTTTGATTGCGTCTGGCTTCGACGTTTCCAATGCCTCATGCAAGGCCATACGGATTTCACCAAGCTGGATCATCGTATGGGCGGCCTCAATGTCCTTGCTCTTGTAGGCGTTGAGGATGTCTCCAAACGGGATCAAATTGATGGCATCCACCTGTTTTGGGCGCGGCGATGAAAGTGCTGCCAGAAACTCTGTTGCAGAGAGGCCATGATAGGTTGGAGCCAAAGTGTTGGGTGCTTCCACCGTATAATATACACCTTCACGGCTTGCCCCCGTCACGGTTGTTGTAACCTGGCCAAACGCTGAAAGGGAAAGCAGACGAGAGGCATGGCTCCACGGCAATAAACCAGCTGCCGCTTTTTCACCTCTTGTGACGAAAAGCGGGTTAGCCTTAAAATAATTAAAGGTTCCGCGCTTTCTGTATGTGTTTAGGAATTTGCCAATGGGACTATCATCGATGGTCATTGCTCCATGTTCTTTTGCCCAAATAAGCCCACGCGGATAATTTTTCTCTTGAAAACCACCAGCTATCAAGCCCCAGACTTCACGGCTTGGGCCTGAATAATAATGCAAACGTCCGTTGTGCGGAAAGGCTTTGTCTTTAAGCCTGTTCGCCATGGCGTCAACGTCAGCGATAATGTCTTCGGGAAGTACCCAAACACGCGGCATAGTCGTTCTCCTGATAAAGACGATTAGCCGAGTGTGTTGGCGAGAAAGGCCATGCCTTTTTGGTCGCCGTAATAGTCGCTGAGAAGTTGTTTCCTGTCTTCAAAGCTGATGACATCGCCGCGATCTCGTGTGGCTTCGTAAGTTGCTGGGGTGTCTTTTTTTCCAGAAAACAGTTTTTCGGGAGTTGTTTGAATATATCGGGCGTTGGAAGCCCCCTTGTCGCCCATATCGTCCCAGTAAATCGCTTTATTATCGGGGGTTACATAAACGTAGCCCATGAGGTCGTCAGGGCGCACAGGCGTCTTGCCATCCACAGTTACCCAGTGGAAACGGTTTGCTCGTTGCTGAGCTGTTGCTGGGCGTGATGGCTTCTTCACTCCTAGAGAACTCCATAGCTTCCCAAAATTAAGAGCGGGAAGAAAATCGGTGATGCGGTTTAACGCGACTGATGTAATCATATGGCTCTCCAATAAGTTATACAAATGGTTTCGTGGTTGCTTATAGTTTCACCGCTGCGCGGCACATCAAATCCTGTGCGCGTATCATAACCCGAAAACGGCGAAAGTAATAGAAAAATGCAAGCATATCAATTAGTTAACAGATCGTTAATGCGAATTGGAAATGTCTGTAAAGTTAAGAGGTTAAGGGAAACGGCAATAAATCGTATGATAACGTGACTTGTTTTTATTGTGGCTCTGGCGCGCGTTGCCGATCCTGTTGAACCGCACACAGCTCCCACCGCATCTAAGGATTAGGGAGGCGTCATCATAGGCCAGCGTGACCACGGCGTCGGGCTGGAAGGTCGCCAAGAGCCGCGCGAGCAGGACGCCATCTACCGTGACCTCCTGCGGCCAGTGTCCAGCCGTGTCGAGCCTGATTGTGTTCAGGAAGCGGCTGTGTGCAGCCTCTGCTACGATTAGGTTCTGGGTGAGCCTCTCATAGGCGAGGATCACTGGCACGGGTCTGTGCGTCCGGCACTTGCGCCGTGGCATCGCTGGGAGCAAGGCCTTAGCCAAAGCTCCGGCGGGGACGATCAAGAGGGGCGAGGTCATTTTCCCCCTGTTGGGTATGGCATTGTGGCCTGTGTCGCGCCGTCCTCTTGGTCAGCCTCGTCCCAAAGCTTGCGGCACTGGTCGGCATAACTGCGGATCACCTTTTTGTTACGGCGTACGACGAGGACGTTTTCGGCATTCCGTTTCTCAGCGGCCTTTGTGTAGTTGAAACTGCCAAGCTGCAAGACCTTCTCGTCGATCACCATAAACTTATTGTGCATGATGGCATAGTTATCGTTGATGCGCGTCGGGATGCCGCTGTCTTTCAGGCGATGGTACAGGCTTCGTTTTTGCTTGCGCTGGCTCTTATCCAAAACAACTGTAACATCCACGCCCTTGCCATGCGCGTCGATCAACGCTTGCGCGATGGGTTCTGACGTGAAGGAATAAGCCGCGACACACACGGATTGCTCGGCCTCACCAATCGTCTTGACCACAAGCTCCGTCGCGCCCTGACGTGGAGAGAAGGCATGGTTGTGCAGTTTCTCATCAGCATAAGAGAAGTCAGCTGAAAGAAAGAGAAGAAATAAAGAAAGAAAAAGACGCATTATGATGTCTAATATAAGGTTGACCGGGCAATTAAACGAAACATCGATAACCACTTCCTCTTGAACAGAAAGAGAGGATATATCGAACTCTTTCGAAACAGATGGGCGGGTCGTCTTTTGATTATAAGTTAGCACCCATTTTTCTTCTTCCATCGCTTTATCCGGTTGAGCTTTTTTTGCTTTTTCCTCGTTTTGTATTTTGCGATCTTGATCCCGCACTTCTTTTTCGATGGCTTTCTGTTGTTGTTTTCGATAACACCGAACGGTGCATTGCATTAGGCCGATGATTTCTTCGTATAGGGCTAGATCGCTTTTTGGAATTCTTTCCTTATTAATAAAGGCGTCCAATTCTGATTTAAATTTTTCTATTTGCGGCTCAAAATATTCATCCGTTTCATCACAACCTCTGGTCACCCCTCTAAGGTGAAGCACAAGTTTCTGTATGCGGCGTAGCGCAAAATCGTTTTCTATACGCTCCCATGCTATATCCGTCGTTCCGGTCAAGATGCGCCAAATCAGTATTAATGAAATCAAACCAGCAACATAATCGCTTGCACGAAACCCATCTTCTTCGTTAAACCAAGGCATCCACGAGAATAAGGCATTAGTGCTGACAAAAAACACAAAAAACAAAAATCCGAGGGCTACGACTGCGGAACTCTTCTTGAGTATCTCCCTTATTCTTCGTTCACGAAGTTCATTTTCGGTTAGGAAGCTCGCAGAGCTAGGTTTCCAGACATTAAGAAAAGGTTCCCGCTCTTCATAACCTACAAACTTTTTAGGATTTGAGATAAATAACCATGCTTGTCGCATGAACACGAGAAGTGAAATGAACCCAAACAAGTATGCGGCCGACATCAGTATGTCTTTCATATACAAGTATCTCCCCATGAAGTTGCGGCCAGAGCGTTCACTCTGGTAACCTTGTGTTGCCTTACTCACATTTCTTGATGGCCATGACGCTCAGGATGGTTTCTTTCTCGCCGCGCACGGTGGAAAGCTCGGAAGCTTCAACGCCGTCGCCTTGTCCGTACCAGAGCATGAAGGCCTGAACTTGGCTTGACTTGATCCTTTGCTCCTGCGCGACAACAAGCTGGTTCTCACGCCGTGTTAGGGACGCAAGCTCGGTCGCCAAGCGCGAACAGGTGTCTTCGAAAGTTTATCGATTGGCGGTTTGCTTTGCCTGAACCTTCTGTCGGAAAGTTTGTGCGGTCGTTATATCGACAATTTAATTTGGAAGAGACTGGGAAGCTTGTAGCAACAGGACAAAACAACAACAGCGTGCTTAATGGCCTTAACCCTATGGCGGATACAATTGAGTTGGTTGCAAATCACTATAAACTTACACTTCGTCAAGTGGCTCAAATTTTTACAGACATAAATCTATATATAAGAACGCTCAACAGCAGCAGCCCGCTCAGTCATTGTCTTGGGCTTGTTGCCTCGTTGAGACACGTCAGCGCGCTTCCGAAAGATTTATTAAAAGCTTACTGTCAGGGATCAGAAAGCTATGATCGGCTTGTTCAATCACTCATACAAAATGGTTCTCTCAAAAACAAACGTCGAGAGGAAGCTAGTAAGGCATATCTTAATGTAATGTTTTTTGATCAGGAAAAAGTCAACAAACTACAGGAAGAATATCAAGTGCTACGTCAGCGTGAAAACCCCCTTGATACACGGAGCGCGTTAACCAATGACCATCCTACTGTAATGCAATGTCATGCGATTGATGCCTATTCCCGATTAATTAGTTTTGATGATCCTATAGCTTGGGTCGTTTATTGCAGGTTGGAAAAAGCGTCGCTTCTGACACAACAAAACCAATAAACCTAATCCCCATCCACCTTCAACGCCTCGGCGACACCACGGAATTGTTCCAGCGCTGCCTCAAGGTTAGCTTTATGGGTTCATTACCTTATTCCAATCGACATCAAAGCCTGCGGCTTGCAGCTCACGTCCGAGAGCTGCTTTCCATGCACCGGCAGCATCGAAGCGTTCCCATACCACGCCAGCAAAATCCGAAGGCCACTCAATTTCGCTATCTGTGACGAGAGTACAAACCTTGGCTCGGCCGAGGCGTCCTATAAAATAACCAAGCTCTAATAGAACATTCTGACGAGGACGGGGCTTTGGCTCATCCCCGGCTTTACAGCCCACATCATCTGGTGTGAGCAAAACAATAGCAAAGCCAACATCCCCATGGGCTTCAACTTTTTCAATAACAGTCCGTCCTTGATTGGCTTGTTCATGTAAGATAATGGCTTGAAAGCCAATTTTATCAAAAAATCTCGCAACAGCCTCCCGAGCGCCTTCATCATGTCCGTGAACTATAAATACCTTTCGCGAAATCTTTGGCGCTGTTCCTTCGGAAAGGGGAACAGATGAAGTTGCTTTGTGTGCAATAATTTCGTCGCGTAGCCAGCTTATCGCTTGATTTAAAATCTGTATAGACCGATCCCTACCTTCGGTTACATATTGGAGTGCTTCGTGTGCGTCATCATAACGACCGTGACCGCCACCCCTAGCCTCAATCCAGCTCGAGCTTACGCGCATAGTGACAGGCCCATTATCCAAACGCGCAGCATTTATATACCTCACATATTCGATCGTATTATGTCCGAAAATGGATGACAGAGTGCCTTCAATATTAGTTTCCAGAACTTTGACCTCAGTGCTCCATCGCTTTTGTATACTTTGAGGGTCAAACGCCTCGATCTCCTTTATAAGCTTTTCAAGACGAAAAATGCCATGTTCCATTTGATCAACGGTTAGCGCAGCTCTACTAGGTTCTTGGTGCGTTGTGCGTCTTGCCATGGCTATGCCTCCGTTTTCTGTAGCTGTTCTGCCACGCCCCTAAACTGCTCAAGGGCGGCTTCGAGGTTGTCGACGATTTCGGCGGCGATGATGTCGGGGGCTGGGAGGTTGTCGACGTCTTCAAGGCTGTCGTCTTTTAGCCAGAAGATGTCGAGGTTCAGTTTGTCCCGTGCGGCTAGCTCGGCGTAGGTGAAGCATTTGAACCGTTCGGTTTCCTTGCGTTTGGTGCGGCTCTCGGGTTTATAGGCTGCAACGAACTCATTCAAATCTTCGCGCTGCAACGGTCTTTCAACCAAGGTGAAGTGCATATTCGTGCGGAAATCAAAGACCCATGTTTCTTTCGTCCATGGCGTTGTGGCCGCTGGCTTCTTATCAAAGAATAACACATTCGCCTTCACGCCTTGCTTATAGAAAATACCAGTCGGCAGGCGCAGTATCGTGTGGAGGTCAAAATCGTTCAGCAACCGCTTGCGGAGCTTTTCACCCGCCCCAGCCTCAAACAACACGTTGTCCGGCAGGACGACGGCTGCCGTGCCGCCGACCTTCAAGATCGTCATAATATGTTGAAGGAAGTTGAGCTGCTTGTTTGACGTTGTGACCTTGAAATCGTCGCGCTCATAGTTTTCACGCTCTTGCGTGGATTTGCCGTCATCGCCAACGATGGTGTAGCTGCTCTTCTTGCCAAAGGGTGGGTTGGCAAGAACCATGTCATAGCGGTTGCCATCATCCATTAGCAGGGCGTCTTTGCCGCTTTCGATACATGCGCCGGAGATGCCATGCAGATACATATTCATGGCGCAAAGCGCGGCGACCTGTTCGGTGATGTCAGAGCCGTGGAGCTTTTCATTTTGCAGTTTAAGGATGGCTTTGCGTTCCTGCGTTTGCTGGCGCATGAAGTCATAGGCCGCGAGGAGAAAGCCGCCCGTACCGCAAGCGGGGTCGCAGACCGTCATGGTCGGCTGCGGGCGCATCACGTCCACCATGGCGCGGATAAGAGGGCGCGGCGTAAAGTATTGCCCTGCGCCAGCCTTGCTTTCCTCGGCATTGCGGGACAGCAGTCCTTCGTAAATCGCGCCCTTGATGTCCATATCAAGGCCAAGCCACGTTTCTTCATCGATCAGTTGGATCAGGCGTTGAAGGCGGGCGGGTTCATTGATCTTGTTCTGCGCCTTGCTGTAAATGGTGCGTAGCAACCCATCGCCCGTCGCGAGGGTTTCCAGCATGTCGCGGTAATGCCTGACCAGCTCATCACCCGTCAGGCGTTTCAGATGCTTCCAGCGATATTTGGCGGGGACGAGTGAGCCTTCATTCGCTAATTCCTCCCGCTCCTCATCCATCTTGAGGAAGAGAAGATAGGTGAACTGCATCACATAATCGGTATAGGCCACGCCCGATTGCTGCAAGACGGTGGCAAAACCCCAGACTTTGTTGACGATGGTGGCTTGGTTCATTTGGATACTCGTTTTCTTGGGCTAGTGGCGGCGGGCTTTTTCTGCTTCGACGTGCTTTTCGTGGCTTTGTTGCTTGTGCTGGCTCTCTCGGCCTTGATCCGATCCAGCAACACGCTGGCGGGTTCATCCTTCGCGTCTTGCGGGACGAGCTTACCTGAGAACGCGGCTTTGAGGATGGATTGACGTTCTGCTTGAAAAAGACGGTGTGTCAAAATCATTTGTTTATGGAAGTGATCGAGCTGGCTAAGTGCCAAACGAAGCAGGTCAGATATGGTCTCTTGTTCTTTCAGTGGCGGAAGAGGAACGAAAATATTCCTTACATCGATTAACGTAAGGCCATCCTTTGTGATGCCGCTCTTTTTATTATTCAACTGACGCTGGGTTGTATCGGATGCTAATGCCCAAGATATAAACTCAGCCGTTTTTTCGTTTACGGGTCGGCAAAGTGCTAAATGCTGGTTGATATACGCGTCTTCACTTGTGTCCGAAGCAAGGCCTACCATTCCCACATCTGCCGTGATCGACAATAAAATATCGTTTTTTGAAACTTTTGTTCTTAATCCTTCTGCATTGCAAGGTGGTGAAACGCGTTGCAGGTCTTCCGTGTCAATTTCTATGGTTAGTCGATTAAGATT includes:
- a CDS encoding phospholipase D family protein; this encodes MKDILMSAAYLFGFISLLVFMRQAWLFISNPKKFVGYEEREPFLNVWKPSSASFLTENELRERRIREILKKSSAVVALGFLFFVFFVSTNALFSWMPWFNEEDGFRASDYVAGLISLILIWRILTGTTDIAWERIENDFALRRIQKLVLHLRGVTRGCDETDEYFEPQIEKFKSELDAFINKERIPKSDLALYEEIIGLMQCTVRCYRKQQQKAIEKEVRDQDRKIQNEEKAKKAQPDKAMEEEKWVLTYNQKTTRPSVSKEFDISSLSVQEEVVIDVSFNCPVNLILDIIMRLFLSLFLLFLSADFSYADEKLHNHAFSPRQGATELVVKTIGEAEQSVCVAAYSFTSEPIAQALIDAHGKGVDVTVVLDKSQRKQKRSLYHRLKDSGIPTRINDNYAIMHNKFMVIDEKVLQLGSFNYTKAAEKRNAENVLVVRRNKKVIRSYADQCRKLWDEADQEDGATQATMPYPTGGK
- a CDS encoding nucleotide-binding protein; translation: MARRTTHQEPSRAALTVDQMEHGIFRLEKLIKEIEAFDPQSIQKRWSTEVKVLETNIEGTLSSIFGHNTIEYVRYINAARLDNGPVTMRVSSSWIEARGGGHGRYDDAHEALQYVTEGRDRSIQILNQAISWLRDEIIAHKATSSVPLSEGTAPKISRKVFIVHGHDEGAREAVARFFDKIGFQAIILHEQANQGRTVIEKVEAHGDVGFAIVLLTPDDVGCKAGDEPKPRPRQNVLLELGYFIGRLGRAKVCTLVTDSEIEWPSDFAGVVWERFDAAGAWKAALGRELQAAGFDVDWNKVMNP
- a CDS encoding class I SAM-dependent DNA methyltransferase — protein: MNQATIVNKVWGFATVLQQSGVAYTDYVMQFTYLLFLKMDEEREELANEGSLVPAKYRWKHLKRLTGDELVRHYRDMLETLATGDGLLRTIYSKAQNKINEPARLQRLIQLIDEETWLGLDMDIKGAIYEGLLSRNAEESKAGAGQYFTPRPLIRAMVDVMRPQPTMTVCDPACGTGGFLLAAYDFMRQQTQERKAILKLQNEKLHGSDITEQVAALCAMNMYLHGISGACIESGKDALLMDDGNRYDMVLANPPFGKKSSYTIVGDDGKSTQERENYERDDFKVTTSNKQLNFLQHIMTILKVGGTAAVVLPDNVLFEAGAGEKLRKRLLNDFDLHTILRLPTGIFYKQGVKANVLFFDKKPAATTPWTKETWVFDFRTNMHFTLVERPLQREDLNEFVAAYKPESRTKRKETERFKCFTYAELAARDKLNLDIFWLKDDSLEDVDNLPAPDIIAAEIVDNLEAALEQFRGVAEQLQKTEA